The following coding sequences lie in one Pseudoalteromonas sp. Scap06 genomic window:
- the zwf gene encoding glucose-6-phosphate dehydrogenase — translation MLNPFDIIIFGGGGDLALRKLLPAMYRAYQEGNLPQGSRILPTVREQSKCDEYIDTAHKALQEFLSEGEYNAKDWKSFSDFLVPVVSNVTEADDNWDVLKKILDEDDSDKSRVFYLSLPPAVYGTCCEILSTKKLITANSRVVVEKPIGYCGESAEVINAKIAQYFNEEQIFRIDHYLGKETVQNLMALRFSNSLFENMWDAKSIDNIQISLSETVGLESRAGFYDKAGALRDMVQNHLLQLLCLVAMESPHKLNANSIRNEKLKVLEALRPLEDTDVDNNIIRGQYVPGDLNGKIVPGYLEELNEGASKTETFVAIRAHIDNWRWAGVPFYLRTGKRMAKRCAEIVVQYKKVSHNVYEDSVGNIEPNRLIIRLQPQESIQLTLMSKRLDNLDMQLEPVTMNIELSQAYSNGFHSDAYKRLMLDAAANNPSLFIHRDEVRQAWKWIDPIIERWQEKGKPSLYRAGSWGPEDADDLLAENNHVWFNTGDKA, via the coding sequence ATGCTTAATCCTTTTGATATTATAATTTTTGGGGGCGGTGGTGATCTTGCGTTACGCAAATTACTTCCTGCAATGTATCGAGCATATCAAGAAGGTAACTTACCACAAGGCTCACGTATTTTGCCTACCGTGCGCGAACAAAGTAAATGCGATGAATACATCGATACAGCACACAAAGCTTTACAAGAATTTTTAAGCGAAGGCGAATATAACGCAAAAGATTGGAAATCGTTCTCAGACTTTTTAGTACCCGTAGTGAGCAATGTCACCGAAGCGGATGATAACTGGGATGTACTGAAAAAAATTCTAGATGAAGATGATAGCGATAAATCACGAGTATTTTACTTATCTCTTCCACCTGCTGTTTATGGCACCTGTTGTGAAATATTATCAACGAAAAAACTAATTACTGCGAACTCGCGTGTTGTAGTAGAAAAACCAATTGGTTACTGCGGTGAGTCAGCAGAAGTAATTAATGCGAAAATTGCACAGTATTTTAACGAAGAACAAATTTTCCGTATTGACCACTACTTAGGTAAAGAAACGGTTCAAAACTTAATGGCTCTGCGTTTTTCAAATTCATTATTTGAGAACATGTGGGATGCTAAATCGATTGATAATATTCAAATTAGCTTGTCAGAAACAGTAGGACTTGAAAGCCGTGCTGGTTTTTATGACAAAGCGGGTGCCTTGCGTGACATGGTGCAAAACCACTTGTTACAACTACTTTGTTTAGTGGCTATGGAGTCACCGCATAAGTTAAACGCTAACAGCATCCGTAATGAAAAATTAAAAGTATTAGAAGCATTACGTCCACTTGAAGATACAGATGTTGATAATAATATTATTCGTGGTCAGTACGTACCCGGTGATTTAAACGGTAAAATAGTCCCAGGTTACCTTGAAGAGCTAAACGAAGGGGCGAGTAAAACCGAAACTTTCGTTGCTATTCGTGCGCATATTGATAACTGGCGTTGGGCGGGCGTTCCTTTTTATCTGCGAACCGGTAAACGCATGGCGAAGCGCTGCGCTGAAATTGTAGTGCAATATAAAAAAGTATCACATAACGTTTATGAAGACAGCGTAGGCAATATTGAACCAAACCGTTTGATTATTCGCTTACAGCCACAAGAAAGCATTCAGTTAACGCTGATGTCAAAGCGTCTTGATAACTTAGATATGCAACTTGAACCTGTAACGATGAATATTGAATTGTCACAAGCGTATAGTAACGGTTTCCATTCAGATGCTTATAAACGTTTAATGCTTGATGCAGCCGCTAATAATCCTTCGTTATTTATTCACCGCGACGAAGTACGCCAAGCTTGGAAGTGGATTGATCCAATTATTGAACGTTGGCAAGAGAAGGGTAAACCTTCATTGTACCGAGCGGGTAGTTGGGGTCCTGAAGACGCTGATGATTTATTAGCAGAGAATAACCATGTTTGGTTTAACACCGGTGATAAGGCATAA
- the pgl gene encoding 6-phosphogluconolactonase, with protein MAKIVEKFFDDKAALTDELSQSLEQALRNGIEADGRAVLMVSGGSSPEPAYKHLSTLDLNWAHVDVAMVDERWVEASHEKSNEAFIKRTLLQNHGAAANFISMKNAAATAEQGVDSCEAQFQALKRPFDVTILGMGPDGHTASLFPHAQGLENGLDSNQLVCAINAIESDVTGSITERMSLTLNAILQSKVVKLLISGDEKLAVYKQALAGGNVNDMPLRAVLNHPEINIEVYWAP; from the coding sequence ATGGCAAAAATAGTAGAAAAGTTTTTTGACGATAAAGCCGCTTTAACTGATGAATTATCTCAGTCATTAGAGCAGGCCTTACGTAATGGGATTGAAGCTGATGGCCGTGCAGTGCTAATGGTTTCAGGCGGATCTTCACCTGAACCTGCGTACAAGCATTTATCAACCCTTGATTTAAACTGGGCTCATGTTGATGTTGCTATGGTTGATGAACGTTGGGTTGAGGCAAGTCACGAAAAGAGTAATGAAGCATTCATTAAGCGTACTTTGCTACAAAACCATGGTGCAGCCGCTAATTTTATTAGCATGAAAAATGCAGCAGCCACTGCAGAGCAAGGTGTTGATTCGTGTGAAGCGCAGTTTCAAGCATTAAAGCGCCCGTTTGATGTCACTATTTTAGGGATGGGCCCTGATGGACATACTGCTTCGTTATTTCCACATGCTCAAGGGCTGGAAAACGGCTTAGATTCAAACCAACTTGTGTGTGCCATTAACGCAATTGAGAGTGATGTAACAGGTAGTATTACCGAACGAATGAGCTTAACGCTGAATGCAATTTTACAGTCTAAAGTAGTTAAATTACTTATTAGTGGCGATGAAAAGCTGGCTGTTTATAAGCAAGCTTTAGCGGGTGGTAATGTTAATGATATGCCGTTACGTGCAGTTCTAAATCACCCTGAGATCAACATTGAAGTGTATTGGGCACCTTAA
- a CDS encoding tryptophan halogenase family protein: protein MIRKIAIVGGGTAGWLAANHLGHSLLETNTEITLIESPTIPTIGVGEGTVPSIRNSLQKFGIRETDFIRECDVTFKQSIKFVNWLDKTKHGENYYHHLFDNPHIFGEEMTQQWLAGESQNRYANAVSKQEICCEEKYAPKTISTPEYVGINGYAYHFDAKKFAAFLMKHAQDAFAIKHLYADIIDIAIDDDGFISHLIDSNNKHLAYDFIIDCSGFSAAIIGEKLNVDFIERSDELLTDTALTLQVPTSLDDEILPYTIATAHQAGWIWDIALTKRRGVGFVYSSKHMDEEQAVKKLHHYLGNKFTDLQPRKIPMKIGRRELFWHKNCVAIGLSQGFVEPLEATAILITDFSAGLLSKRFPRYKADIEYIAPDFNKHVAHVWESTFDFIKMHYCISDRSDSLFWQDNRKASGVSSKLTSNLARWKSFAPLREDFSSKFDLFDLENYLYVLYGMNFLPRKKAVTEQVTALADKQCTFKNKRIKQLLAELPKHRELINKIHQFGLQKN from the coding sequence ATGATAAGAAAAATAGCAATTGTTGGTGGGGGGACAGCCGGTTGGTTAGCAGCCAATCATTTAGGTCACTCATTATTAGAAACAAATACTGAAATTACATTGATAGAGTCTCCGACAATTCCCACCATTGGGGTAGGAGAGGGAACGGTGCCTTCAATTCGTAATTCGCTTCAAAAGTTTGGTATTCGTGAAACTGATTTTATTCGTGAGTGTGATGTAACCTTTAAGCAATCTATTAAATTTGTAAATTGGTTAGATAAAACGAAGCATGGTGAAAATTACTATCATCATTTATTCGATAATCCACATATATTTGGCGAAGAAATGACTCAACAATGGCTAGCTGGTGAATCACAAAACCGTTATGCCAATGCGGTGTCTAAGCAAGAAATTTGCTGTGAAGAAAAATATGCGCCAAAAACAATATCTACTCCAGAGTATGTCGGAATTAATGGTTACGCCTATCATTTTGATGCTAAAAAATTTGCTGCGTTTTTAATGAAGCATGCCCAAGATGCGTTTGCTATTAAGCATTTATATGCTGACATTATAGATATTGCCATTGACGATGATGGCTTTATTAGTCACTTAATAGATAGCAATAATAAACATCTAGCTTATGACTTTATTATTGATTGTTCCGGATTTAGCGCTGCCATTATTGGTGAAAAATTAAATGTTGATTTTATAGAACGCTCTGATGAATTACTTACAGACACAGCACTTACATTGCAAGTACCCACCTCATTAGATGATGAAATCCTTCCTTATACTATTGCCACAGCGCACCAAGCTGGCTGGATATGGGATATAGCACTTACCAAACGTCGTGGTGTTGGTTTTGTTTATTCGTCTAAACACATGGATGAAGAGCAAGCGGTAAAAAAGTTACATCATTATCTTGGTAATAAATTTACCGATTTACAGCCACGTAAAATTCCTATGAAGATAGGACGTAGAGAATTATTTTGGCATAAAAATTGTGTTGCTATTGGTTTATCTCAGGGTTTTGTAGAGCCTCTTGAGGCGACAGCTATTTTGATAACCGATTTCTCAGCAGGTTTATTATCAAAGCGTTTTCCTCGGTATAAGGCAGATATAGAGTATATAGCACCTGACTTTAATAAGCATGTCGCGCATGTCTGGGAAAGTACCTTTGATTTTATTAAAATGCATTATTGTATTTCAGATAGAAGTGACTCTTTGTTTTGGCAGGATAATCGCAAGGCGTCAGGGGTTTCAAGTAAGCTTACAAGTAATTTAGCGCGATGGAAAAGCTTTGCGCCATTGCGAGAAGACTTCAGCAGTAAGTTTGATTTATTTGATTTAGAAAATTATCTTTACGTGCTTTATGGTATGAATTTTTTACCTCGCAAAAAAGCTGTGACTGAGCAAGTGACAGCCCTAGCTGATAAGCAATGTACTTTTAAAAACAAACGGATAAAACAGTTATTAGCAGAATTGCCAAAACACAGAGAGCTTATTAATAAAATACATCAGTTCGGCTTACAAAAAAATTAA
- a CDS encoding TonB-dependent receptor, translated as MLAKNFKKSLLAVNIGLVVGAGFTGAAFAADEVKVQNDVEVIEVRGIRGSLEASLNTKRFSDSVVDALSSEDVGKFPDSDVGEALGRISGVAVNRAFGQGQQVSIRGASAQLTRTLLNGHSVASTGWYDQQNIDRSFNYTLLPPEMVGSIEVYKSSQADIVEGGIGGTVIVNTRKPLDLDSNTVFASIKGDYGSISEEIDPEISGLYSWKNDDETFGALVSAAFSETNYQRNGIESLVGWGDIVPSTFQQERERTAINATFQYRPSDELEIGLNIMSLDLSADNANTSLFVMFPDDKDAACEQVNVDGTCTFYRRSGNGANPGWAQTWARAGSMTSETVDLDFKYVGESFEVEGRIGNTQSDGGTDLTANYGFWLGTAADYAGTYDATGDEIKIDVANKSFTPDDFQGELSSAGWALKKQPNTDEETYAQLDFTFPVDFGAITSIKTGFRWADHEVKQETYTANLVDSISAYDASRYYSGTVTSGAGYVLPEPNLGQMISDGYAAITSFDNTSIAYKSGYGTIQEENISLYAMANFSAEGIRGNFGIRYVSTDAESDYYALDATGSYGNGLSTEKADYNEVLPSVNVAFDLTEDVILRFSAAQVISRANYTDMFAASSLSGYEDGTVGNEVISTGNIGLEPFKATQSDLGVEYYFDGDGMVSATYFIKNISSFTKVDQILNQSIGIVDPDSGVDNWTVATKGTGSGGEIQGIELQIQDGFDSGFGYQANYTWVDSEAPAENFPDRIELFSDSSEHTVNLVGYYEADNYSVRLAYNWRSEYMVREAPYFYGNREHQDYGTLDLTANYAVTDYLDLTFEAVNITEEDSIQVGTATGDAEVKPELRNGYPAWSFEGEARYRVGIALRF; from the coding sequence GTGTTAGCTAAAAATTTTAAAAAAAGCTTATTAGCAGTAAATATCGGCTTAGTTGTGGGAGCTGGGTTTACTGGTGCTGCATTCGCAGCCGATGAAGTTAAAGTTCAAAATGATGTTGAGGTTATTGAAGTACGCGGTATTCGTGGCTCTTTAGAAGCATCATTAAATACTAAGCGCTTTTCAGATTCTGTGGTAGACGCGTTATCATCTGAAGATGTCGGTAAGTTTCCTGACAGCGATGTAGGCGAAGCATTAGGTCGTATTTCTGGTGTTGCTGTAAATAGAGCATTTGGCCAAGGTCAACAAGTATCTATCCGCGGTGCATCAGCGCAACTAACTCGTACATTACTAAATGGCCATTCTGTGGCTTCAACTGGCTGGTACGATCAACAAAACATTGATCGTAGTTTTAACTATACATTATTGCCGCCTGAGATGGTTGGTAGTATCGAAGTATACAAATCATCACAAGCAGATATTGTTGAAGGTGGCATTGGTGGTACGGTTATCGTTAATACGCGCAAACCATTAGATTTAGATTCAAATACAGTATTTGCAAGCATTAAAGGTGATTACGGTTCAATATCAGAAGAGATTGATCCAGAGATTTCTGGCCTTTATAGCTGGAAAAATGATGATGAAACCTTTGGTGCGCTTGTGTCAGCAGCATTCTCAGAAACTAATTATCAGCGTAACGGTATTGAATCGCTAGTTGGTTGGGGTGACATTGTTCCTTCAACATTCCAACAAGAGCGAGAGCGTACAGCTATTAATGCAACATTCCAATACAGACCCAGTGATGAGTTAGAAATTGGTTTAAATATCATGAGTCTAGATTTGTCGGCAGATAATGCAAATACGTCGTTATTTGTTATGTTTCCAGATGACAAAGATGCAGCGTGTGAGCAAGTCAATGTAGATGGTACATGTACTTTTTATCGTCGTTCTGGTAACGGTGCCAACCCTGGTTGGGCTCAAACTTGGGCTCGTGCGGGTTCAATGACGTCAGAAACTGTTGATTTAGACTTTAAGTATGTAGGCGAAAGTTTTGAGGTTGAAGGCCGAATTGGTAACACGCAATCAGATGGCGGTACAGATTTAACAGCTAACTATGGTTTTTGGTTAGGTACTGCAGCAGATTACGCGGGTACCTATGATGCAACTGGCGATGAAATAAAAATTGATGTTGCGAATAAATCTTTCACACCCGATGACTTTCAAGGTGAATTATCATCTGCGGGCTGGGCACTCAAAAAGCAGCCAAATACGGATGAAGAAACCTATGCACAGCTTGATTTTACTTTCCCTGTAGATTTTGGTGCTATCACATCAATTAAAACCGGCTTTCGTTGGGCTGATCATGAAGTAAAACAAGAAACGTATACGGCAAACTTAGTTGACTCTATTTCAGCTTATGATGCCTCACGATATTATTCGGGTACAGTGACATCAGGTGCTGGTTACGTGTTACCAGAGCCTAATTTAGGACAAATGATCAGTGATGGCTATGCAGCAATTACAAGCTTCGATAACACCTCAATTGCATACAAGTCTGGTTACGGTACGATCCAAGAAGAAAATATTTCTTTGTACGCGATGGCTAATTTCTCAGCAGAGGGCATTCGTGGTAACTTCGGTATTCGCTATGTGTCAACCGATGCGGAGTCTGATTACTATGCCCTAGACGCTACGGGTAGTTATGGCAATGGTTTAAGCACAGAGAAAGCAGATTATAATGAAGTGTTACCAAGTGTAAATGTTGCATTTGATTTAACCGAAGACGTTATTTTACGTTTCTCTGCGGCGCAAGTTATTTCGCGTGCTAACTACACTGACATGTTTGCTGCATCATCACTATCAGGTTACGAAGATGGCACTGTAGGAAATGAAGTTATTTCTACCGGTAATATCGGCCTTGAACCATTTAAAGCAACACAGTCAGACTTAGGTGTTGAATACTACTTTGATGGCGACGGCATGGTAAGTGCGACTTACTTTATTAAGAATATTTCATCATTTACCAAAGTTGATCAAATCCTTAATCAAAGTATTGGGATCGTTGACCCTGATTCAGGTGTAGATAACTGGACAGTGGCTACCAAAGGCACAGGTTCAGGTGGTGAAATTCAAGGTATTGAACTTCAAATCCAAGATGGTTTTGATAGTGGCTTTGGTTATCAAGCAAATTATACGTGGGTTGACTCAGAAGCACCTGCAGAAAACTTCCCAGACCGTATCGAGTTATTTTCAGATTCATCTGAACATACAGTGAATTTGGTAGGTTACTATGAAGCTGATAACTACAGTGTTCGTTTAGCGTATAACTGGCGTTCAGAGTATATGGTTCGTGAAGCACCTTATTTCTACGGTAACCGTGAACACCAAGACTACGGTACACTTGATTTAACTGCAAACTACGCTGTAACTGACTACTTAGACCTAACGTTTGAAGCTGTTAATATAACAGAAGAAGATAGTATTCAGGTAGGTACAGCAACAGGTGATGCAGAAGTTAAACCTGAGCTTCGTAATGGCTATCCAGCGTGGAGTTTTGAAGGTGAAGCACGCTATAGAGTGGGTATTGCTCTTCGTTTCTAA